In a genomic window of Larus michahellis chromosome 3, bLarMic1.1, whole genome shotgun sequence:
- the EPCAM gene encoding epithelial cell adhesion molecule, giving the protein MKLLCGAALLLLLCTAACAQNSPCICEKNKRVTNCRIENGVCWCDSVGSGVSVNCNKLTSKCLLMKAEMKGSKSGRREKPKDAFEDTDGLYDPECENTGVFKAKQCNGTTCWCVNTAGVRRTDKHDADLKCDQLVRTMWIIIEMKHAERNAPLDTESLKRFFKETITSRYMLDGRYISSILYEKPYITIDLKQNSSEKSSGDVDIADVAYYFEKDVKGDSIFHDNILNMSFGNERLSFEKTSVYYVDEIPPEFSMKSLTPGLIAVIVVVIVAIVAGIVVLVLTRRRKGKYVKAEVKEMNEMHRGLNA; this is encoded by the exons ATGAAGCTGCTCTGCGGAGCTGCGCTCCTACTGCTGCTTTGCACCGCCGCTTGCGCCCAGAATAGCC CCTGTATCTGCGAGAAGAACAAACGTGTGACCAACTGCCGGATAGAGAACGGCGTCTGCTGGTGCGATTCAGTGGGCTCCGGCGTCTCCGTGAACTGCAACAAGc TGACTTCAAAATGCCTGTTGATGAAAGCGGAAATGAAAGGCTCAAAATCAGGTCGTCGTGAGAAACCAAAAGATGCGTTTGAAGATACTGATGGGCTTTATGATCCCGAGTGTGAAAATACTGGCGTTTTCAAGGCAAAGCAGTGCAATGGAACCACCTGTTGGTGTGTGAATACAGCTGGTGTTAGAAGAACTGACAAACATGATGCAGACTTGAAGTGCGATCAGTTAGTCAGAACGAT GTGGATCATCATTGAAATGAAACATGCTGAGAGAAATGCTCCACTGGACACTGAATCTTTAAAGAG GTTCTTCAAGGAAACAATTACCAGTCGTTACATGCTGGATGGACGCTATATAAGTAGCATTCTG TATGAAAAACCTTACATTACTATTGACTTGAAGCAAAACTCCTCTGAAAAATCTTCTGGAGATGTGGATATAGCTGATGTGGCCTACTACTTTGAAAAAGAT GTAAAAGGTGACTCCATCTTTCATGATAACATACTAAACATGAGTTTTGGTAATGAAAGGCTCAGTTTTGAGAAGACATCGGTCTATTATGTTGATGAAATACCACCGGAGTTTTCCATGAAGTCTCTGACTCCTGGCCTCATCGCTGTCATTGTAGTAGTAATAGTAGCAATAGTTGCTGGAATTGTTGTTCTG GTCCTcacaaggaggaggaaagggaagtaCGTGAAAGCAGAG gtaaaggaaatgaatgaaatgCATAGAGGGCTGAATGCATAA